One window from the genome of Methanoculleus sp. 7T encodes:
- the larB gene encoding nickel pincer cofactor biosynthesis protein LarB: MLPNATIRDILRMYCNGEVSEDEATAAIEGLRIEMIDGMARIDTGRSVRCGMPEVVLAEGKEPGAFAEIMLAQVRASGRCIATRVSPAHTEALRARLPPEVSMEHREAAKAIVLSTGDEPDPRGGTVAILTAGTSDIPVAEEARLIAEEMGCEVKTAYDVGVAGIHRLFSALRDLIPADVFIVAAGREGTLPAIVAGLVDRPVIGVPVSTGYGYMGGGEAALASMLQACSVLAVVNIDAGFTAGAFAAQIAHGGRRA, encoded by the coding sequence ATGCTGCCGAATGCCACCATCAGGGACATCCTTCGGATGTATTGTAACGGTGAGGTATCTGAGGACGAGGCGACGGCCGCCATCGAAGGGCTCCGTATCGAGATGATCGACGGTATGGCCCGGATCGACACCGGGCGGAGCGTACGGTGCGGCATGCCCGAGGTGGTGCTCGCCGAGGGCAAGGAGCCCGGGGCTTTTGCGGAGATCATGCTCGCGCAGGTGAGGGCATCGGGCCGGTGCATCGCGACGAGGGTCTCGCCGGCGCATACCGAGGCCCTGCGAGCCCGGCTGCCGCCGGAGGTCAGTATGGAGCACCGGGAGGCAGCAAAGGCTATCGTCCTCTCGACGGGAGACGAGCCGGACCCCAGGGGAGGGACCGTTGCCATCCTTACCGCAGGGACGTCCGATATCCCTGTCGCCGAAGAAGCACGGTTGATCGCCGAGGAGATGGGGTGCGAGGTCAAGACCGCATACGACGTCGGGGTGGCCGGGATCCACCGCCTCTTCTCGGCGCTCAGAGACCTGATACCGGCAGACGTCTTCATCGTGGCCGCCGGACGGGAGGGGACGCTTCCCGCCATCGTCGCAGGCCTCGTCGACCGTCCGGTGATCGGCGTCCCGGTGAGCACCGGATACGGCTATATGGGAGGCGGCGAAGCGGCGCTTGCGAGCATGCTCCAGGCATGCTCGGTGCTCGCGGTCGTGAACATCGATGCCGGGTTCACGGCAGGCGCGTTTGCCGCACAGATCGCGCACGGGGGCAGGCGGGCATGA
- a CDS encoding nicotinamide-nucleotide adenylyltransferase has product MSRGFYIGRFQPYHNGHQSVLERIACSADEIVIGVGSAQLSHTVANPFTAGERVLMLTRSLADLGCPFYVIPIEDIQRNALWVAHVRSMTPPFDTVYSSNPLVVQLFTEAGMDVQSPDMYERLTHSGTAIRQRMLNGEPWEHLVPQAVVDVIREIHGVERLQRIAGSD; this is encoded by the coding sequence ATGAGCAGAGGGTTCTACATCGGGCGGTTCCAGCCCTATCACAACGGCCATCAGTCGGTGCTGGAGCGGATCGCCTGCTCTGCCGACGAGATCGTCATCGGAGTGGGGAGCGCCCAACTCTCCCATACCGTGGCAAACCCCTTCACGGCAGGAGAACGGGTGCTGATGCTCACCCGTTCGCTTGCCGACCTTGGGTGTCCGTTCTACGTCATCCCCATCGAGGATATTCAGCGCAACGCTCTCTGGGTCGCCCATGTGCGGTCGATGACGCCCCCGTTCGACACGGTCTACTCCAGCAACCCCCTCGTGGTACAACTCTTCACCGAGGCGGGGATGGACGTCCAATCGCCCGATATGTACGAGCGGTTGACGCACTCCGGCACTGCAATCAGGCAGCGGATGCTCAACGGCGAGCCTTGGGAGCACCTGGTCCCCCAAGCCGTCGTGGACGTCATCCGCGAGATCCACGGTGTGGAACGCCTGCAGCGGATCGCGGGGAGCGACTGA
- a CDS encoding ABC transporter permease — protein MSYLAYVAGFGVAVAVFLWLRDLRIFYQTGLPGYRTAAYRGVLYTALALLGFFVTSLAEAWEFLGLGLVLAGLYLQGRVVRERVWHDEGAIQRFFGKVERTKDKSSRKRP, from the coding sequence ATGTCCTATCTAGCCTATGTCGCAGGGTTCGGCGTTGCCGTCGCCGTTTTTCTGTGGCTCCGCGACTTGCGGATCTTCTACCAGACCGGCCTTCCGGGCTATCGGACGGCGGCCTACAGGGGAGTCCTGTATACGGCACTCGCCCTGCTTGGCTTCTTTGTCACCAGTTTGGCCGAAGCGTGGGAGTTTCTCGGCCTCGGTCTGGTCCTTGCGGGTCTCTACCTTCAGGGCCGGGTCGTGCGGGAGCGCGTGTGGCACGACGAAGGTGCGATTCAACGGTTCTTCGGCAAGGTGGAGCGCACAAAAGATAAGAGTTCACGCAAGAGACCTTAA
- a CDS encoding coiled-coil domain-containing protein has protein sequence MFRRLRDLFKRTEPAEEKLELSFDDLPGWLDAREEEINAGLSDATAPSREAISGTLEHLAEAIARMETAGGEEGVHPRLRDISKKALPQFTKSMGQILSREPSGDPEAFYATAAEILKSALKAMKGQGKYLSSLYPDEMKEVRTAVRDLGREINTMTEAVGGAQADRQQVNAVRELYESLTGTREEYTAASGQVRDYGAALEDLDREIRKAEEDLAVLKLRPDYARQQEIEERIRELDAADEEVEREIAALRTPAIHLFRKAEKVAGKAGEDATAKAIGRVLDAYTAPLPEDEDTLVGLTESVMPATLAMIRRGDLALKNQEEISLFSDTDTLPSGIRQVVRRQKEVREQRASLEETRAALPSVVDEQRLAATLAELQREREAKAAARTRAESQQEILLTSYAADRERLRSGTAALAGHDVEIDIPDLTTS, from the coding sequence ATGTTCAGGCGACTGCGAGACCTCTTTAAAAGGACCGAACCTGCGGAAGAAAAACTGGAACTCTCTTTTGACGACCTCCCGGGATGGCTGGATGCCCGCGAGGAAGAGATTAACGCAGGCCTTTCCGACGCGACGGCACCGTCACGAGAGGCGATCAGCGGCACCCTCGAACACCTTGCCGAGGCGATCGCCCGGATGGAGACGGCAGGCGGCGAAGAAGGAGTCCACCCGCGGCTCCGGGACATATCGAAGAAAGCGCTCCCTCAGTTCACGAAGTCCATGGGTCAGATCCTCTCCCGTGAGCCTTCCGGCGACCCGGAGGCCTTCTACGCCACCGCTGCCGAGATCCTGAAGAGCGCGCTCAAGGCGATGAAAGGGCAGGGGAAGTACCTCTCCTCCCTCTACCCGGACGAGATGAAGGAAGTGCGCACCGCCGTCAGGGATCTCGGAAGAGAGATCAACACGATGACGGAGGCGGTCGGGGGGGCGCAGGCGGACCGGCAGCAGGTAAATGCTGTCCGGGAGTTGTACGAATCCCTTACCGGGACACGTGAGGAGTACACCGCCGCCTCCGGCCAGGTACGGGACTACGGGGCGGCGCTGGAAGACCTGGACAGAGAGATCCGGAAGGCCGAGGAAGACCTCGCAGTTCTCAAACTGCGCCCGGACTACGCCCGGCAGCAGGAGATCGAGGAGAGGATCCGGGAACTCGATGCTGCGGACGAGGAGGTCGAGCGCGAGATCGCAGCCCTCCGGACTCCCGCCATCCACCTCTTCCGGAAGGCCGAGAAGGTGGCTGGAAAGGCCGGAGAAGACGCGACGGCCAAGGCGATCGGCCGGGTTCTCGATGCCTACACAGCCCCTCTTCCGGAAGACGAGGACACCCTGGTCGGCCTGACCGAATCGGTGATGCCGGCAACGCTCGCCATGATCCGGCGAGGAGACCTTGCCCTCAAGAACCAAGAGGAGATCAGCCTCTTCTCGGACACCGATACCCTTCCTTCCGGAATACGACAGGTCGTGCGCCGCCAGAAGGAGGTCCGAGAGCAGCGCGCATCGCTAGAAGAGACCCGCGCCGCGCTTCCGAGCGTCGTCGACGAGCAGCGCCTCGCCGCTACGCTTGCGGAACTGCAACGGGAACGCGAGGCAAAGGCTGCCGCGCGGACCCGTGCGGAGAGCCAACAGGAGATCTTGCTGACCTCTTATGCCGCAGATCGAGAGAGACTCCGGTCCGGCACGGCCGCTCTTGCCGGGCATGATGTGGAGATCGACATACCCGATCTCACAACATCTTAA